Genomic segment of Veillonella parvula DSM 2008:
AACCAAGTACTCGTACTCGTAGTTCCTTTGAGTTAGCCGGAAAATATTTAGGGGCTGACGTAATCAATCTTTCTCCTAGTGGATCTTCCATGGGTAAAGGTGAAAGCTTCCGCGATACATTATTAACTATGTCCTACATGGGTACAGATGCTATCGTAATGCGCCACAGCGCAGAAGGTGCACCTTTATACGCTACGAAAGCCGTAGATCCGATTATCATTAACGCAGGTGATGGCGCTCATGAGCATCCAACACAAGCATTACTAGACATGTATTCTATCTTAGAGAAAAAGGAATCTATTGAAGGATTAAAGGTGGTTATCCTTGGCGATATAATGCATAGTCGCGTAGCACGCTCTAACATTTATGGACTTACAAAAATGGGGGCTGATGTACATCTGGCTGGTCCTCGTACAATGGTATATCCAGAACTTGAAAAATTAGGTGTTACCGTACACCACGATATTCGTGAAGCCGTTGTTGATGCAGATGTTGTAAACGTACTTCGCATTCAATTAGAACGCATTCACTCTGCACTATATCCTACAAACAGAGAATATGCACGTATCTTTGGTATTAATAACGATGTATTGAAATTAGCTAAAGACGATGTAATGGTCATGCATCCAGGTCCAATGAACCGTGGTCTAGAAATCGCACCAGATGTGGCGTATTCTGATCAATCAGTAATTCAAGAACAAGTGCGTAATGGCGTAGCTATACGTATGGCTGTATTGTACTTAACTATTATCGGAGGTGACGGTAGTGAGCTTGCTTATTAAAAATGGTACGGTAGTAAATCCGGCGAAAAAACAAAACGAAGTAGCAGACATTCTCGTAAAAGATGGTAAAATTGCAGCCATCGGTCAAAACTTAAATGCTGAAGGTGCTGAGATATATGATGCAACAGGTCTTATTGTAGCACCAGGCCTTATCGATATTCACACACATTTGCGTGAGCCAGGTCAAGAAGCGAAAGAAGATTTCCACTCCGGTACACAAGCCGCTGCTGCAGGTGGTTTCACACGTGTTGTAACTATGGCTAATACAAATCCTGTGGTAGATAATGCTGCGCTCGTAAGAGGGTTGCAAAAGCAAGCCGAACTTACTGGTGTTGTTAAGGTAGAATTTATTGGTGCTGTATCAAAAGGTCTTGAAGGTAAGGAACTTGTTGAAATGGGGGATATGGCAGAAGCTGGTGTAGTAGCTTTCTCCGATGATGGCCACTATGTAGAAAATGCTGCATTTATGCGTCGTGCTTTAGAATACTCGTCCATGTTTAATAAGATGGTTATCGACCATGCAGAAGATATTACATTGACTAAAAATGGCCATATGCATGAAGGTATTGTTTCTTATGAATTAGGTGTTATTGGTCGTCCTGCAGTAGCTGAAGATTTGGCTGTTGCTCGTGATATCTTGTTATCTGAAATGACAGGTGGTCATATCCATATTGCTCACGTAAGTAGTAAAAATACTGTAGATATGGTGCGCCGTGCGAAGGCTAAAGGCCTTAATGTAACCTGTGAAGTTACAAGCCAACATTTGTCTTTCACAGATGAATACCTACGCGAATATAATCCAGCATTTAAAATGGCTCCTCCAATTCGCTCAGAAGATCATCGCCAAGCATTATTAGAAGGCTTGAAAGATGGCACAATCGATGCGATTATTACAGACCATGCACCACATGCATACGAAGAAAAAGACCATGAATTCTGCTGTGCACCAAATGGTTTCAGTGGCCTCGAAACATCTTTGGCAGCGGTTATTACAAATGCATATAGTCCTGATAAACTTAGCATTGATCAAGTTGTGTACTATATGAGTACTCGACCAGCTGAGTTGATGCACCTTGATGCAGGTGTTCTTGAAGTTGGTAAGCCAGCGGATATTACTGTATTCTCTACAACTGAAAAGTGGACAGTAGATAGAAATAAATTTTATACAAAAGGTAAAGTTAGCCCATTTGATGGTATGACTGTTACAGGTAAAGCTAAACTCACAGTAGTTGATGGCAAAATTGTTATGAAGGAGGGCGTAGTC
This window contains:
- a CDS encoding aspartate carbamoyltransferase catalytic subunit encodes the protein MGQVSLKGKDLLGLQNVSPEEIKLILDVAKKMKKIVLSDDKKVPLLKGKSIINLFMEPSTRTRSSFELAGKYLGADVINLSPSGSSMGKGESFRDTLLTMSYMGTDAIVMRHSAEGAPLYATKAVDPIIINAGDGAHEHPTQALLDMYSILEKKESIEGLKVVILGDIMHSRVARSNIYGLTKMGADVHLAGPRTMVYPELEKLGVTVHHDIREAVVDADVVNVLRIQLERIHSALYPTNREYARIFGINNDVLKLAKDDVMVMHPGPMNRGLEIAPDVAYSDQSVIQEQVRNGVAIRMAVLYLTIIGGDGSELAY
- a CDS encoding dihydroorotase, which encodes MSLLIKNGTVVNPAKKQNEVADILVKDGKIAAIGQNLNAEGAEIYDATGLIVAPGLIDIHTHLREPGQEAKEDFHSGTQAAAAGGFTRVVTMANTNPVVDNAALVRGLQKQAELTGVVKVEFIGAVSKGLEGKELVEMGDMAEAGVVAFSDDGHYVENAAFMRRALEYSSMFNKMVIDHAEDITLTKNGHMHEGIVSYELGVIGRPAVAEDLAVARDILLSEMTGGHIHIAHVSSKNTVDMVRRAKAKGLNVTCEVTSQHLSFTDEYLREYNPAFKMAPPIRSEDHRQALLEGLKDGTIDAIITDHAPHAYEEKDHEFCCAPNGFSGLETSLAAVITNAYSPDKLSIDQVVYYMSTRPAELMHLDAGVLEVGKPADITVFSTTEKWTVDRNKFYTKGKVSPFDGMTVTGKAKLTVVDGKIVMKEGVVL